In Aspergillus fumigatus Af293 chromosome 4, whole genome shotgun sequence, one genomic interval encodes:
- a CDS encoding WD40 repeat and Utp12 domain-containing protein: MGKKASRPPVSKTSSAASPAASGLTYTGNKSSILKASFAPSEYQLALFASVIQGLDGQHLRIHDTNTGRLQCEHVLSPKETVTSLDWGYFPSRQRDRDQQGKKKRKRHSDVNGASNGFEQGDVVVAFGTNASEIRMYSPTEDKIVGALEGVHDKGVVDFKFTADRPGQEGWSLGGDNKLVQWDLRTGKSTRTIHLPASTGYSVLSRPVPSNPPVVCASQTPYLIDVEGNESTASFPAMRNQIREIITSSTVSLATALFLASDGDRYINVFDVEGRKLVLNLVADTEVSSLALTSGTGQKTDDALAIEKQILAAVTEDGTIELFTRPFVPPKDQNSKTSLKARGRQLTRRAESSIKITQSETSDASVPVVAATFQGTDILVVWAEGGIIPVFERINCIDIDTEELAFTGLKKIVKTRSSSVLASVTTNGVRAADETQVDESRAVVERGDLLEDDVEMQDTRADTTVADSEEDSEDGDDDAKKPVEKKETRQRKQKKDADSDIEMRSEAGVEEDVEEDETGEPSFGELLRANASEEIDVEAELEDDVRIGSLVPGKPSAAVQQITSGVTLSTVLTQSLKTNDNGMLESCFHTGDLTIVRETIQRLDSSLAATLLQKLAERLSSRPGRYGHLLVWVQWTCVAHGGALAGKPELLKRMSTLFKVMDQRSSSLSSLLLLKGKLDMLHAQLGLRQSLRSGAEGMDSEDEDNVIYVEGQEELEDEDSDADTAKNAVTPRTKSIRDQTYDEDESMIDGDQSGRDESDDEEDDGSDEEEENEEDVFDVEAEESVGSSDAEESLDDEDDVEDDDAESAGSMADFIADTEDDESDEDALSAQPPPSKKAKFGGSGGKEKKSGRR; encoded by the exons ATGGGCAAAAAGGCTTCACGCCCTCCCGTTTCGAAGACTTCGTCCGCTGCATCGCCCGCAGCGTCCGGCCTCACATACACGGGGAATAAGTCTTCGATACTGAAAGCGTCGTTTGCACCCTCTGAGTATCAATTGGCGCTTTTTGCGTCTGTCATTCAGGGTCTCGATGGTCAGCACCTCCGAATTCACGACACAAATACCGGCCGGTTACAGTGCGAACATGTTCTGAGTCCCAAAGAGACCGTCACATCTCTGGATTGGGGCTACTTCCCTAGCAGACAAAGAGATCGTGATCAgcaaggaaaaaagaaacggAAGCGCCATTCTGATGTCAATGGTGCTAGCAATGGATTCGAGCAAGGGGATGTAGTTGTTGCTTTTGGTACAAACGCCTCCGAAATCCGCATGTACTCGCCTACCGAAGACAAGATTGTGGGGGCCCTCGAGGGTGTACATGACAAAGGTGTTGTGGATTTTAAGTTCACTGCGGATCGACCGGGTCAGGAAGGTTGGAGTCTTGGTGGTGATAACAAACTAGTGCAATGGGATCTACGCACCGGAAAGAGCACCAG AACAATTCACCTACCAGCGTCCACAGGTTATAGCGTCCTTTCTCGCCCCGTGCCCTCCAATCCGCCCGTCGTTTGCGCCTCTCAAACGCCCTACCTGATCGACGTTGAGGGAAATGAGTCGACTGCATCATTTCCAGCGATGCGCAACCAGATTCGGGAAATTATCACTTCCTCCACAGTATCCCTCGCGACAGCTCTCTTTCTTGCCTCTGATGGCGATCGCTACATCAATGTCTTTGACGTTGAGGGCCGCAAGCTTGTGTTGAACCTCGTTGCAGATACAGAAGTATcgtccttggccttgacTTCGGGTACAGGACAAAAAACAGATGACGCTCTGGCAATTGAGAAGCAGATCCTCGCAGCTGTGACCGAAGATGGCACTATTGAACTTTTCACGAGACCATTCGTGCCGCCAAAGGATCAGAACTCCAAGACCAGTCTCAAGGCGAGGGGAAGGCAGCTCACGAGACGGGCGGAGTCATCAATTAAAATCACTCAGTCTGAGACTTCGGATGCCTCTGTACCTGTCGTCGCAGCAACTTTCCAAGGGACAGATATTCTAGTTGTGTGGGCCGAAGGAGGCATTATTCCGGTCTTTGAGCGCATCAACTGCATTGATATAGATACTGAGGAGCTAGCTTTCActgggttgaagaagattgtcAAGACCAGGTCTAGCTCGGTTCTTGCCTCGGTTACAACGAATGGAGTTCGAGCTGCTGATGAAACCCAAGTCGATGAATCTCGAGCAGTGGTCGAACGAGGGGACCTAttggaggatgatgtcgagaTGCAAGACACGAGGGCAGACACAACAGTAGCTGACAGTGAGGAGGATTCGGAGgacggcgacgatgatgcaAAGAAGCCGgttgagaagaaggaaactcGGCAGcggaagcagaagaaggatgcgGATAGTGACATTGAAATGCGATCAGAAGCCGGAGTCGAAGAGgatgtggaagaagacgaaacGGGAGAGCCGTCTTTTGGCGAGCTTTTGCGGGCTAATGCTTCGGAAGAAATCGATGTGGAAGCCGAGCTTGAAGACGACGTTCGTATCGGATCCCTCGTCCCTGGGAAACCCAGCGCAGCGGTGCAGCAGATCACCTCTGGCGTCACGTTATCTACGGTCCTTACGCAGTCGCTCAAGACGAACGACAACGGGATGCTCGAATCATGCTTCCATACAGGTGATCTTACCATTGTCCGTGAAACCATTCAACGTCTCGACTCGTCGCTAGCCGCCACTCTGCTCCAGAAGCTGGCCGAGCGTCTCTCATCTCGCCCGGGCCGGTACGGACACCTTCTCGTGTGGGTACAGTGGACATGTGTTGCTCATGGTGGCGCTCTCGCCGGCAAGCCAGAACTGTTAAAGCGGATGTCTACCTTGTTCAAGGTTATGGACCAGCGCTCGTCGAGTCTGTCTTCCTTGCTGTTGCTCAAGGGCAAACTCGACATGTTGCATGCACAGCTGGGACTTAGACAGTCCCTCCGCAGCGGAGCCGAAGGCATGGacagcgaggacgaggacaaCGTCATTTACGTAGAAGGCcaggaggagttggaggatgaggatagcGATGCCGACACCGCGAAGAACGCAGTAACGCCGCGGACCAAGTCAATACGTGATCAGACCtacgatgaggacgagtcCATGATTGACGGTGACCAGTCCGGCCGAGACGAGtcggacgatgaagaagatgacggcagcgacgaggaggaagagaacgaggaagacgTGTTCGATGTTGAGGCGGAAGAGTCTGTTGGTTCTTCTGATGCCGAGGAATCtttggacgacgaggacgacgtggaagacgatgatgcaGAAAGTGCAGGCTCGATGGCAGACTTCATCGCCGACACCGAAGATGACGAGTCGGATGAAGATGCACTCTCTGCGCAACCTCCGCCGTCCAAAAAAGCCAAGTTTGGCGGTAGtggaggaaaagagaagaagtcGGGAAGGAGATAG
- a CDS encoding WD40 repeat domain-containing protein, whose translation MTNSTCRSSKSSEVSAASSVLQLTTKKRESVRLEDSATIPLPLSDTSSESSDEVQSLLPSFKRLSISSFASESAGMKIRRQQVPNVIDGFGATTVLSTVKETAVERGRGRFRRTFDGVAMVKGSRSPKSPDRFIPLREFIDPPSTPLRVGKPTQTLTPEERLLRQRIPRSDPFMPERPRRSASIPRIQSGRTFSPHYIPHLISGSAIRSGSEFGPRDPLRQVSAGAVWSVGGTSAMLGRQFIGVPGDTRGRLASRATAPVYTARFLSQAAPSEEPEKHEARVALALNIDPAVQILKCRLWSLLESKPSPSHPDYERFSTLTWKGSAWKRGEADQLGANKDTESIVPARPFRILDAPYLRDDFYCTTLAYSPTSGVLAVGLAHRVYVWSEIFGVLYPPFADHHPSNFVNSLSFSSESGGKDILAVGRRSGLVTLWSAPEAEPRYEISHPNSITSVAFRQTVTRRFSERFHNVEVNTEDLAVGDELGNIWYYSVEWPSEEIREQFGWNGAVTLLARISAHTQRICGITWSPDGAYLATGGNDNACLIFELRDLVPWLQLNCATKPCKSAQTCQSISVQCQNAFSSLSASTSKRLFRRRDFLNLLPSWSHFRLGSSQTSLIKHTESIALGTERTVIIPPNRQKHILAHAAAVKAIAFAPWQPSLLATGGGSNDRAIHFWHAPSGACLASINVYAQVTGLIWSKRRREIVATFGFAQPEHPYRIAVFAWPSCEQIAAIPWGPYGTSWDGMNSAGAVHCGRAICAVSYPGKSHALMHDLLDCATSISSSTSTIQRRRRQSEPYRRTAHPIQLRPSAKEGGLWCPRTLDEGCIIVASSDQTVKFHEVWSGPKKSTAAACGLFGGSQILEGLEGLEKPGDEIIR comes from the exons ATGACCAATTCGACATGTCGCTCTTCAAAAAGCTCAGAAGTTTCTGCAGCAAGCAGCGTTTTGCAATTGACAACCAAAAAACGCGAGTCTGTGCGATTAGAGGACTCTGCTACCATTCCTTTGCCTCTATCTGATACATCGAGTGAATCCTCAGACGAAGTACAATCTCTTTTACCTTCATTCAAGAGGCTCTCTATTAGTTCATTTGCTTCTGAGAGTGCAGGCATGAAGATCCGCAGGCAGCAGGTCCCCAATGTCATAGACGGTTTCGGAGCTACAACGGTCCTGTCAACAGTCAAGGAGACCGCTGTTGAGAGAGGTCGCGGACGATTTAGGCGGACTTTCGATGGTGTTGCAATGGTAAAGGGCTCTAGGAGCCCAAAATCTCCAGACAGATTCATCCCTCTGAGAGAGTTCATTGATCCTCCATCCACACCATTGAGAGTGGGAAAGCCTACGCAGACCCTGACCCCCGAAGAAAGGCTTCTGCGACAACGCATACCGAGGTCCGATCCATTTATGCCTGAGCGGCCGCGCAGATCTGCAAGTATCCCGAGAATACAATCCGGGCGTACCTTCAGCCCTCACTACATTCCCCATCTCATCAGCGGCTCAGCTATCAGGAGTGGCAGTGAGTTCGGACCACGGGACCCTCTCAGACAGGTCAGCGCTGGAGCCGTATGGAGCGTCGGTGGAACGTCTGCCATGCTAGGTAGACAATTTATAGGGGTACCTGGTGACACGAGAGGTCGTCTTGCGAGTCGAGCGACCGCTCCAGTGTATACGGCCAGATTTCTCTCTCAAGCCGCGCCGAGTGAGGAGCCAGAAAAGCACGAGGCAAGAGTAGCTCTTGCTCTGAATATCGACCCGGCAGTCCAGATACTGAAGTGCAGGCTATGGTCCCTGCTCGAGTCGAAGCCGAGTCCGTCGCACCCTGATTACGAACGTTTCTCCACTTTAACATGGAAGGGCAGTGCCTGGAAAAGGGGAGAGGCAGATCAAT TGGGTGCAAATAAGGATACTGAGAGTATCGTACCAGCACGTCCATTCCGGATCCTGGACGCTCCTTATCTTCGCGATGATTTCTATTGCACAACGCTCGCGTATTCGCCTACCTCTGGAGTTCTCGCCGTTGGTCTTGCACATCGCGTGTATGTTTGGTCGGAGATTTTTGGCGTGCTGTATCCCCCATTCGCAGACCATCATCCCTCAAACTTCGTAAACTCTCTATCTTTCTCGTCAGAGAGCGGAGGTAAAGACATTCTGGCCGTCGGAAGGCGAAGTGGGTTGGTCACCCTCTGGAGTGCTCCTGAAGCCGAGCCACGCTATGAAATTAGTCATCCCAACAGTATCACTTCGGTGGCTTTCAGGCAAACAGTGACGCGTAGGTTCTCTGAGCGATTCCACAACGTTGAAGTCAATACAGAGGACCTTGCTGTCGGCGATGAGCTCGGCAACATATGGTACTACTCAGTAGAATGGCCCAGTGAGGAGATTCGAGAACAATTTGGGTGGAACGGTGCTGTCACCCTACTCGCCAGAATTTCCGCACATACCCAGAGGATTTGTGGTATAACCTGGTCTCCAGATGGCGCCTACTTGGCCACTGGAGGAAATGATAACGCGTGTCTAATCTTCGAGCTCCGTGACCTCGTGCCCTGGCTACAGCTCAACTGTGCAACGAAACCTTGTAAATCAGCTCAAACTTGCCAGTCGATCAGCGTGCAGTGTCAGAATGCattctcttccctttctgCAAGCACAAGCAAACGACTATTCAGGCGACGTGACTTTCTCAATTTGCTTCCTTCATGGTCTCACTTTCGCCTCGGTTCTTCACAAACATCACTCATTAAACACACCGAGTCGATCGCCTTGGGTACTGAGAGAACGGTAATAATACCCCCAAATAGGCAGAAGCATATATTGGCTCATGCGGCAGCCGTCAAAGCAATTGCCTTTGCTCCATGGCAACCGTCTCTCCTTGCCACCGGAGGAGGCTCGAACGACCGAGCCATTCATTTCTGGCACGCCCCGTCTGGGGCGTGCCTGGCGTCCATCAATGTATATGCACAAGTGACTGGCCTTATTTGGAGCAAACGGCGAAGGGAAATTGTCGCCACTTTTGGGTTCGCACAGCCAGAGCACCCATACAGGATCGCTGTTTTTGCGTGGCCGAGTTGCGAGCAGATCGCTGCAATCCCGTGGGGTCCATATGGCACTAGTTGGGATGGGATGAACAGCGCTGGTGCGGTTCATTGTGGGCGCGCTATCTGTGCTGTGAGCTATCCAGGAAAGTCACATGCCCTTATGCATGATCTTCTCGATTGTGCGACCAGTATCTCATCTTCAACATCCACGATCCAGCGCAGGCGAAGGCAAAGCGAACCCTACCGTCGTACAGCACACCCTATTCAATTGCGACCAAGTGCAAAAGAAGGTGGCCTATGGTGCCCTCGGACGCTGGATGAGGGATGCATTATCGTTGCGTCTAGTGACCAGACTGTAAAGTTTCACGAGGTCTGGAGCGGGCCAAAGAAAAGTACGGCGGCAGCTTGCGGCCTTTTCGGAGGCAGCCAAATTCTTGAAGGACTTGAAGGACTAGAGAAGCCAGGGGACGAGATCATCAGATAG